The Mauremys reevesii isolate NIE-2019 unplaced genomic scaffold, ASM1616193v1 Contig46, whole genome shotgun sequence sequence cagtgtttttaatatcatgtgctgcaaaaagCCGCAGGAGgtgcattaaagagccacttgtggctcccgagcctcagtctgagtatcactgttctAACTCCTGTAGCTAGTATGTGATGTGCATGCGATCATGTCTGCTTCTAATGGTTAGCCTGAGGAACTGTAACAGCTTGCTACTTGAAAGGAGCTCTCCTTCAGCTCAAGTGAAGAGAGACCCTTCTGTTTCGGTCCTGAAGGTCCTCCTCGGTGCTATCGCTATTGACATGCTGTGGTACTGTATATGTGCAGAATTACAGGCAGACAGCCGTACGTTCACATGTGCAACATCCAAAATAATGTTATATCACATAGTCCTTGTGGAGTCTTTGCTCTCAAGTGCTTGGAAGAAGacacacaaaaaggaaaaatatttaccAGTAGAGCAATAGAGAAGGTGCAGCACCTTGCAAAGATAAATCCAGTTAAACTGGTTGGATTAATGTAATCAAATGCAAGAGGAGGAACTGTGGTGAAAGGTAAAAAAGGGTAAGGGTTGTGTCATTCTTATACAGTTAATACTGAAAAAAGAGACAAATTAGGcatgcttaactgctttgctgctgctgaaTATATCACCTTGGAAAAGAAGCTGTGTGCTTCCTGTGCTGCTGACCATATGGCATTAATGTCAGGAGAGTATCCATTTAAAATGCAAGTACAGAAGTCTGCTGGCAAATCCAACAACAAAGCAGTTAGGACAACTGGGGATACTGAAGTTATACTTTATTCCAAAATTATGAGAAAATGTGAAGAGTGAATTAGGAGCAAACTTCCTGATCCATTAAAGAATGAGCTAAATTTGTTCTGATCACTTCAAACCAAGCTGCTGGTGTGGAAGACAGTAAACTAGTTAGCTCTTTGTCTTCATTATTTATATTGAATAGAAAATTGGGAATTGTCATTGACTGACAGTTTTATCATCTCAGCGAACATGTTTTTATAGGAGCAAATTGTGAGGTGCCTCTTCAGTTTTTACTTAGTACTCTGGCAAAATCTCCCTAGAGTTAAAGGTAATATGCAAAGGGCCGGGGAATGGGTTGGTTACCTGCTTTGCACTTTATGATGAATAAAAAAGCCTTAAAGTGGGAACTTTTTCTGCTTGTTTTGTACCTTATTTTGGAGCTGTCAGGAATGCCAGGTCTGTCCTTTTCTGGTTCTGCTGGAGAACTTGTTGGAGATCTTACAGATGTGTTTGTGAGAAGGAGTAGGCTGATTGAATCTGAACAAAGGCATCTTTTCTGCCAACTGATTCTCACATAAATGAATTAAATAAATcttaaaaacaatcaaacaacagttttaaacagtctgaaaataaattgttttccttCTAAATTAATCAGGTTTCATCTGTATGTGTCTCTATTATCATAATCCCACCAGTTCTCCAGGTATCCATAGAATCTTCCAAGAAAAACAGGGTAgaatttctaatataaaaatCCAGCTGTAAAAAACAGTAAGTTAAGTCTTTCTTATCCatcacaaagaaacaaaaaaaaccaacaaacctATTATTTGTTTCCTTGGAGATCACCTTTAAGTGAGAACTTCAAATTCCCGTTGAAGTTAAGTAAAGCAAGTAaagacctcaggatttggccaaTAGAGAATATGTCCTCAATGCTGGAAAGGTTTAAGAACATAACAGGGCAagcagcaccccaaagacaacTCAGAAAGCTTCATTCTCAGTGAGCTGATTTGGATAACAGGTAGGAGTCCGgtgacagatttatttgggcataagctttcatgggtaaacaTGGAGAACAGGTGTTATTTCTGCTGATAGGGAACAGGATTGAGTAGTAATCAGTTTAAAATCTGGTAAGAAGCATTTCAGGCCTAGAATACCATCTTTAAATGCTGCATTTCTAATGATTACAAGCTCCCATCGGTCCCAACTGTTTGTGGAATGGTCTTCTTACATGTTTTCTAACTTTTGGCACTTTTTGCTGTATGGGACAGGGCTGACCTTGAATTTTCTGACATGAAGTGCAAGGATTGCCTGTGACTGAGTCATTCCCAACAGGAAGTCAGGGGCGGCTATAGgtaccagcacaccaagcgcgtgcctgggacaGTAAGCTGAGGGGGGGcgcctgccggtcgccgtgagggcggcagtcaggctgccttcggcggcgcgcctgcggaaggtccaccagtcccgcggcttcagcggcaatttggcggtgggtatgccgaaggcgtgggactggcggacctcccgcagaaccACCACCAAATCCGTGTTACCAGTGGACGTCCCGCAGGgatgccgccgaaagccgcctgactgccatgcttgaggcagcaaaataatagagccgcccctgcaggacGTTCCTGCCGTGCTCTCCCTTTCCATCTTTTACTgcttacaaaaagaaaaacatactTCATTGCTGCCGCTCTACTAACCCTGTCTACACGTCCCTAGCTCAGCTCTGCTTATGGACTGTCTCACTTTATCACCCTCTGTGATAGATTGATTACCTAAATGTGCTTGTCTTCCCACAGGTGAGCCCagaactttttaaccctttccaTGCACGTCTGTTACAGTCATGTTGTCTTGGAGGTGCTAAGGAGAGGCAGGATGGAGGTTAGGGTCCTAGCTGgagatgtgggttcaagtccctgctccctcACAGAATTTCTATGTGATCTTATTtaggccattgatttcaatggaagttaggagcctgaatacctttgaggatctgggccttagtttcTCTATGCTTCAGTTCCCCTTaggtaaaatgggcataatagtATTTCTCTACTGCACAGAGGTGTCCTGAGGCTTAAACACTATATACATGAATGTTTTTACTTCTGTGAATAGTCCAATTGAAGTCAACACCCAGGACTGCTGATGGGAATAAAGTGCCTTACACACACAAGTATTTCCAGATTTGTGCCCTGGAAGATGGATCTTTAAAGATGTTAAGTCACATGTTGCATGCATTTGCAGTTTCTTGTAATTTAGCCTTTACATTTGTCTGTGATTTCCACATCCTTTGCCCTGGAATGATTCACCAGAAGCGATGGCATTTGTACTTGCGTTTACCTTGCCTtgaatattaattttattttttaaaagctgtatCTCTGGTGCCACAAAACCTGCATTTCCCTTTTTCAGTTTGACAAGTGGACAGATGGTCAGAGGCGAAGGATCCTAATAGATTTGTTGGAACGCTGCTCCCTGGCGCAGCAGAAATTCTGTTCTAAGCAGTTGCAGGACCGAGTTCCAGTTGAAGCCCTGGATTTCACCACAAAGCTTCCCAGAGTGTTGTCTTTATACATCTTTTCTTTCCTGGACCCCAGGAGTCTCTGTCGATGTGCACAGGTAAAAAACAGCACGTATCTGGAATGTAAAAGCTACTTTCAAGTTAGTTagatatagaatatcagggttggaagggaccccaggaggttgtctagtccaaccccctgctcaaagcaggaccaatccccagacagatttttgccccagatccctaaataagtggccccctcaaggattgaactcacaaccctgggtttagcaggccaatgctcaaaccactgagctatccctccgtgCCAAGCTAGCCTTCCCTCTCAAGTCTCAACTTGAGAGGACCTGTAAGGAAGCACCTGATTTTTACAATATACTTGTGCCAGTGGCCTTCATAACAGTGCAAGAGACTCTTTATAAGTGCCAATGTAGAGGGAATTATTTGGCTATATAATCTAGTGCACAGAATTGTTGCAAGATCGTGGAGGAATGGACTAGATTATCTCTATTTCAACGATTCTAGGATTTAAGACAGTGTAAACAttgtggccaagattttcaaaagtgactagtgatttttggatgCCTCCATTTTCAGGAGCCCaacttgtgacaccttaaagTGCTGATTTTTCCAAAGGTGAGGGCCTGGctctctctgaaaatcaagccctttaAGGCACCtgaagttgggcatccaaaataaatagctgcttttgaaaatcttgccctcttgtcttgtcttgtcttgCTTTCAAAATCTTTTGAAATGCATGTATTGTGCTGTGTGCTGGCTTCGGGGGAGCAGAAATGCTCAAGGTGGAGCTTCTGAATAAGACGCTCAGTGCCAGGGTCTACGTTGTCCATGCATGGCCAGGAGGAAGCTAGTTTTGGAAACGACGTACCCAGAAAGGAGGGCCTCAGCAGTGTCAATAGTGTCACTAATGAGTAAGGAAGTTAATGGTGCATTTAACCTTAGGCTTGAAGATATGCCATGTGCAAAGTAAATGCCTGGGAAAGTATATAGCAGCACACAGCCCTGGTGAAAAACCTTCAGAACTGGCCAGTCCAACTTGGGGGTCTTGTTTTTTTAAGATAGAAAATAGTGAAGGATttgttcaggctggagcctgttCACGTGGTGGCAATGCAGGGATGTTTCCTTGGGCAAATTGGTTTCTTCCCTCCTGGCCTGTAACCTCTGAAGGTCACCCTGGTGCAGAGGGCCAGCTGGTGCAAGGCCTCTGCCCCACATAAATGCCACTTAGACCCCACTAACAGGGCCCATGTGTCTCATGGACGCCTCAGCATGCATCAGCATGGGCCATACCAGTGGGGCTTAAGTGGGATTTAAGCGATGTCTGGGGCTGGCTTTCTGCATGGGGTGAATTACACAGCAGTCCCTGCCCATTTAAATTAAACGCATTGCTGGGTTCCAAGACCTCTGATGTACTCTTGCGAGTGGTTGACATGGTGGGGTTCGCAGTCTGCTTTATGTTACATGAGCGTGTAAGCCGAAATAGTTACACCTTTGACATTCACAGGTGAGCTGGCACTGGAAGTACCTGACAGAGCTGGATCAGCTCTGGATGCTTAAGTGCCTGCGTTTTGGCTGGTACATCAACTTCTCTCCGAccccctttgagcagggaatCTGGAAGAAACACTACATTGAGATGGTGAAGGAGCTTCATGTGACAAGGCCCAAGGTATCTCTGTCGCTCTGGGAGACATGGGATGGTAGCAGAGAATATCTGAGCATCAGGGTTGCTTCTGTTGGTTTGCCTCTCACTGCATAGTATCACACTTGTCAAACCAGAAGAGGATTTGCTACTTAAAATTACTGCTTGGTGCTCGATATCATTCATTACCTGCAATATGCTGCTCCGCTTTCCCATCCTCCTGGGGAGGTGAGTCAAGCTCTTACTAGCAACAAGGGAAGATTGGTCCCATTGACTCCCATCCCCAatgcctccccctgctccccccacctgccctttggggtAATGTTGTGAAGATTCCCCCTCCTGCATTTTGGGCCCTGTGCCTCTCACCCAAtactctcctccccttccccgcctcGATTTGGGTCTCCCcacagcagagggagagagaagagatccCAGCtaagctctggggagggggcagtgatTTGAATTACATTCCTTCCAAGACTTTATaggagactggggtgggggaaaagcaaAATGCCTGTACATTGGCCTGCTCTCTGGGTGTGGAGATGGtgactctctcactctctctgtatCCAGACGCCACGTGTCATTAGATACCATTAGACAGCACCCtcgtatccctcccccaaagctgGCAGATCTGTCAGCTGGGAAGCCGCGTGTTCCCTGATAGTAATTTCTTTATTCTGAGATTCATTACTAACGATGCCCAGTGGGTGGGAATGTGGCTGGGTGCTGAGGTTTATTTCCCCCATCCATTTCTCTCTCGCTAGACCCCTCCAAAAGATGAATTCGTGGTCATTGATGTCCAGCCAATAGCAAGAGACGTCCCAGAGACAAAACTATCCCCTTCCTCAGTTTTCCAATCAGCATCTGTGCTAGGAAAGAGGACAGACAAGGAGAAAAAAGAGCTCCCACCATGGCGGTCCTCGGATAAACATCCCACTGACATTGTCCGATTCAACTACCTAGACAACTACGATCCCATCGAGCAAGTGAGGCAGGCGTAAGAAGCTCCCGTCCTTCCTTTCTGCATTTTCTGTGGCACGGTAAAGGTAGCTGGCACTAGTAGGAAGAAGGAGGCTATTGGTGTCTGCTCAGGGGCATTTCTGAATAATGCAACAAGGTTTAAGGGATTGTGCAGCTCTCactaagagagaaaaataaacatACTGCTGGGAAGCTAATGAACACGTTATCGATGTGGGACCGTGATGGCTCAAAAGAGATTTACATGCATATATCTAAAAAAGAACGAATAGCACCTGCAGTTACACTGTCTAGGATAGACTTACAGGAGCAATGAGTCCTCGTGCTTCAGGGCGTTATCTGGTCACCTGCTGGGGTCAGAAAGACACTTTCCCCCGTGGTATAATAACTCACAGCAAAGCGCATTCGAGAGGTTTCATGGTTTCTGCTGACACATCTAGCAGTGGCTATTATTGGAGAAAGAATAATGGCTCAGCTGGACCATTGGACTGTCCTTGTGCAGCAGTTCCTGGGAAAAGAGGCTGAAGAGTGTCTTGAATCCCACCCCCAGCTATGCATCTGGGGAGAAATTCATCCTTCTGCAGTGGGCCAACAAAAGTCCGGTAAACCAGGTAAGTCCCAATGAAACCCTCAAAGTTCATTGACTTTGTGTTGGCCCTCTGCAGTTGTGAATTTCACCCGAGGTGCATAGCTACTGTGAGTTTCAGTCCTACCTAGTACCCGTATGGGCTAATGGTAATGTACCTGCTTTGGTTCTTTTTGAAAATAGTT is a genomic window containing:
- the LOC120394273 gene encoding F-box only protein 16-like isoform X4; this translates as MAFAPPKTMDGPKLQTKMSTWTPLNHQLMNDKVFEERRALLGKWFDKWTDGQRRRILIDLLERCSLAQQKFCSKQLQDRVPVEALDFTTKLPRVLSLYIFSFLDPRSLCRCAQVSWHWKYLTELDQLWMLKCLRFGWYINFSPTPFEQGIWKKHYIEMVKELHVTRPKTPPKDEFVVIDVQPIARDVPETKLSPSSVFQSASVLGKRTDKEKKELPPWRSSDKHPTDIVRFNYLDNYDPIEQVRQARKKGGGLTPDLSRQAFEKKRKPSCASYKLRKAKSLLSLSADLGSSPKGPVRPSWATHQSTGYPVTKATAKILAQSARWNAGIRPAPVRAPVPKLSERGKKAFARMSRSSPSSPLFEAQPWQIPPSDHGSDAE
- the LOC120394273 gene encoding F-box only protein 16-like isoform X6, producing MAFAPPKTMDGPKLQTKMSTWTPLNHQLMNDKVFEERRALLGKWFDKWTDGQRRRILIDLLERCSLAQQKFCSKQLQDRVPVEALDFTTKLPRVLSLYIFSFLDPRSLCRCAQVSWHWKYLTELDQLWMLKCLRFGWYINFSPTPFEQGIWKKHYIEMVKELHVTRPKTPPKDEFVVIDVQPIARDVPETKLSPSSVFQSASVLGKRTDKEKKELPPWRSSDKHPTDIVRFNYLDNYDPIEQVRQARKKGGGLTPDLSRQAFEKKRKPSCASYKLRKAKSLLSLSADLGSSPKGPVRPSWATHQSTGYPVTKATAKILAQSARWNAGIRPAPVRAPVPKLSERGKKAFARMSRSSPCYIPTV
- the LOC120394273 gene encoding F-box only protein 16-like isoform X5, with the protein product MAFAPPKTMDGPKLQTKMSTWTPLNHQLMNDKVFEERRALLGKWFDKWTDGQRRRILIDLLERCSLAQQKFCSKQLQDRVPVEALDFTTKLPRVLSLYIFSFLDPRSLCRCAQVSWHWKYLTELDQLWMLKCLRFGWYINFSPTPFEQGIWKKHYIEMVKELHVTRPKTPPKDEFVVIDVQPIARDVPETKLSPSSVFQSASVLGKRTDKEKKELPPWRSSDKHPTDIVRFNYLDNYDPIEQVRQARKKGGGLTPDLSRQAFEKKRKPSCASYKLRKAKSLLSLSADLGSSPKGPVRPSWATHQSTGYPVTKATAKILAQSARWNAGIRPAPVRAPVPKLSERGKKAFARMSRSSPWAWCRAH